The following is a genomic window from Pseudomonadota bacterium.
CCGACGGCTGGACCCAGGTGCCGCTGATCTCAAGCACGGGCTGGGCGATCATCTCGCTCTCCTTCTTCGCCGGCGCCTTCAACGTCGAAATTTTTCGCGCGGGCATCGAGGCGGTGCCCGAGTCGACCCAGGAGGCGGCGAGCGCGCTCGGCTTTTCGCGCTTCCAGACCTACACCGACATCGTCCTGCCGCTGGCCTTCCGCGTGTCGCTGCCGGCGCTCAACAACAACCTCGTCAACCTCGTGAAGACCACCACACAGGCGATCGCGATTGCGGTGCCGGAGTTGCTCTACCAGTGCGTGAGCATCTGGAGCGACTACCCGAGCGCACAGTACCCGACCATGCTGCTGTTGTTCTTCTCGTTCATCTTCCTCGTCGGGCTGCTGGTGCTCGGCATGAACCGGTGGGAGCGCGCCATGCGCATCCCGGGCTACGGAGGCTGAGCCATGCGACGCGACGGCACTCCCGGCCTGCACACCCCGCCCCGCACCGACCTGCTGGTGCTGAAACCGTTCAACGCCCACGCGGCGGGCGCCCCCGAGGACCTCTTGTTCTCGCGTTGGCTGGCGTCGACCCCGGGCTGGGCGTGGCTGGCGCTGATCGGCCTCGTTGGCCTCTGGCCGGTGGTGGCCTCGGCGGCGACCGGCTACAGCATGGGCGACGCCTTCGCGGCGCTGTGGCGCTGGATTCCCTTCGTCATCACCGGCGGGTTCCTGTTCAACATCATCATCTCCTTCCTCGCCATGGCGATCGGCACCGTCGCAGGCGTGGTGCTCGGCTTGATGCAGATCTCGCCGTCGCGGCTGATTCGGCTGCCCGCGCAGATCACCACGCAGGTGTTCCGCAACTCGCCCTGGCTGGTGCTGCTCTTCATCGTGCTGCTGGCGCTGCCCTACGAGATCGAGATCGGCGACACGGTGATCCGCATCCCGGACTGGATGAAAGCCGTGTTCGGGCTCTGCCTGCCGATCATGGCCAACATCGCCGAGGTGGTGCGCGGCGCGATCAATTCGGTGCCGAGCGGCCAGTGGGAGGCGGCCGAGTCGCTCGCCTACACGCGCCAGCAAACGCTGTGGCAGATCA
Proteins encoded in this region:
- a CDS encoding ABC transporter permease subunit, yielding DGWTQVPLISSTGWAIISLSFFAGAFNVEIFRAGIEAVPESTQEAASALGFSRFQTYTDIVLPLAFRVSLPALNNNLVNLVKTTTQAIAIAVPELLYQCVSIWSDYPSAQYPTMLLLFFSFIFLVGLLVLGMNRWERAMRIPGYGG
- a CDS encoding amino acid ABC transporter permease is translated as MRRDGTPGLHTPPRTDLLVLKPFNAHAAGAPEDLLFSRWLASTPGWAWLALIGLVGLWPVVASAATGYSMGDAFAALWRWIPFVITGGFLFNIIISFLAMAIGTVAGVVLGLMQISPSRLIRLPAQITTQVFRNSPWLVLLFIVLLALPYEIEIGDTVIRIPDWMKAVFGLCLPIMANIAEVVRGAINSVPSGQWEAAESLAYTRQQTLWQIILPQCFKRMIPPWMNWYAILTMATPLCSLLGVEELITLSRQAIEAENNRPELLIPFYGFALLVFFAYCYPIARATIALERRFAVKL